The window AAGCATTGAGTCTAAAGTACAGGTCTTAGGTCAATCCATTGTGCACTGTTTGTGGCTTATTAAAGATAGCTTTCTTCGAATGTCTGAATTAACACACTAATCCCTGCATAGTGCTCTACCTTATCCCTACAGGCTCTGTCCAAATTAGTGCACTTTAGAGGGCATGGGATGCCATTTTGCATGATCCCCAAAGCTGATGACGAAGGCTAATGGCAAACACAGTTAGGTATGATGAGATCTCAGGGCTGGGGTTAAAGGGTTTTATTACACAAGCTgggcaaaacatttctgatagGGGGGTTTCACAACAAGAGGCTGATTTGAACTTTGTATAGGAGTCGCAACTGAAGTCTCAAAGCCATTAGTGTGCTGATTTCAAAATGGCTTTGTGCTGTTTCTTCTGCTCAGGTATAATGCTTCAAATTACTACATTCTTATGCGATTTTTAGTCTTATCTTAAAGGGGTTATAAAGtacaatttaaagaaatatcATCTTCCATCCATTTTCAACACtttactgtaaaatatgtttttaggaTCTACAGACAAATTAAGTTCAAGGACAAACAGCtctcattttatttaatcaatcattttatttaataggTAATTCAATTCAGAACCACCAGACATTTTCTAAGAAAACCAAACCAAAGACATTTGCTGACATTTGCCCAGGTCCCCTTTTCGGGTGCAGCCGGAGATCCACTACAAGCGCTGTGGCTTGGAGGTACGCCGCAATCCAGTGTGAGCTCGTGCTAGTGGCTTGGCGGTTGTCCTTTTCAGACAGACGACGATCTGCGCCTGCTGGGCCACCAGCTTCAGCAGGAGCTGGGATGTTTCCACTAGGTCACCAGAGTTTCAGCTGAAAGAGCGTTaggttggattcaaacccacgctCCTGCAATTGATGTGTACTGGAGGCAGAGGCTTAGACTGCGGGACCACCCTAGGCCAAAGATGATTACTTTTCAAACCAGGCTAGACAGCCCTCTGAGAACCCCAGGTCACTGAGTTTATAAGTTGGGATGCGATAGTCGACAGAATCAAAGGCTTAagccaaatcaataaaaacatccGCACAATACTACTTTCTGGCTAGAGCAGATATGATGTAATTTAGGACCTTTAGAGATGATCGGATAGACCCATGGCCAGCTGTTAAGCCACACTGAACCACAGAGAAAACATTGTGGGACTCAAAAGGGCGGTTTAACCGTTTGTTGACCGGGCATTCAAAAACTTTAGTCAGGCAGGGCAGGACTGAGACAGGCCTATAACAGTAAGGGTGTAGATTTACGCCCCCTTTGAAAATTGGAATGTCCGTGACAGCTTTTCCAATCTTGTGGGAAGACACCCAGCATCTGGTGATGTCTATGAGATACTTCAGGCAATCACTGCATTCAAAAGATGTTAGAGCATGACAAATTTACTCTTTGCATAATGTTAATCTGTTCAAATACTCATGGAGTTcattatatgtattatattacaGTAGGTATGGGGTTCAGAAAAAGGCAAGAAAACTTTACAACATTTGTCATAACATTATTTATTGAAATTCTCTAGTCGATAACATTACACTTATGAAAGAATCAACATGAATTTCAAACATATGAACAAATACATCTAAGACAAACCAGGCAGAAAAGCATATTTCATGTGGGAGTCATTAAAAAAAGTCAAGCATCCCCTTCCATTTGTGGACATAAGCAGTGTTGGCCTGGTCCCAActctgtttgtgctgtcttTCAAACAAGGCAAACAGATTTGGGACCAGGGTACAAGAGAATGTAATTGTAATGTCAATGTAAAGTCCCCATAACCTGACTACTGTCCTGTGGTCCATAATGTGTAGTGATGTAGTACAGATTCTGGGTCTGGTGTCACAGCTTAAGTAGAACACTGATAAGGGGGTGAAAACACAAAATTACTTTGAGGAATGTAGGAAAACTAACGTAAATGTAATATGCATGAAATGTGATATTGATCATAATTTACTTTCTACAATATCTATGATATTTGTTTCCTCTAGTTCTTAGTCAGACCACTGAGGAAAATGATTATAACACTCAGGAAGAAAAGCTGATTTTATGTTGTCTTGAGAGGGTGGTAGGAGAgtaaaaacagacacatacaaaaagTATTGctcctatacacacacacacacacacacacacacacacgtttactcACTCACACgccagcacacacacgcatggagAACCTCTCTTTCAGTCCAGTCTGTCTCTTCAGCATTAGAAACCATCATTGCCAGTGTGCTGAGTGCTGAATGCTTGGAAGTCCTCAGGGATGGTATCTGTGTAGTTTAGAGATCCAAGGGTTATGGCTCAAGTTCAGGTCCAAAGTAATCTCAGTCAAGTTAAAACCGAGGACGCCAGTGTGGCTGAATCCTTAATAATTTCACTCATTTTGGTTAAAACCAGACAGCAGGAGCGGTCATGAATGTATCAACGATGAGCGATTCTTTCAATGTACTTACCATTGCAGCGGTACTTCAGGTTGGACCAGATGATGTTCTCTTGAGAGAAACAGAACACGCCAAGTCGCCCTCCTCTCATGGTGGTGTCAATGGTCACACCAGAGTCAGCCACCAGCTCTGTCCCCTCATAGAAACGGGCCCTGAGCAGAAACCCAACAGACATGAACCATTGATGTTGAAAATATTAGGACATTTCTACAACCCACTTTCCCCAAGGGAGGAAACAAGGTTAAACAATAATGGTAACACTTGAATACTGCTGTAATTCGTTGGAAGATGCTATACAATGAAGCATTGAACCACACGTTGTCAAAGGACCCGCTAAGTTAATTCTATAACCCCCAttaaaaaacaaagtgaaaacgTTTTTTCATCGTTTTTCTTATTACCACTCTCGAATTCGGACCCATGTATGTTCTAGTAAGCTGAAAAGCATCCTTGATGGTGTCAGCAATCAACAGCCAGAAATTATAGTAACATTTGATTGGTCAAGAGACACTGATGATGCGTCATATCAACTTCAGCTTTCCTTAACTTCTGtgaaattcaatagaaaacactgCACGCAGCTCATCACGCGATCGGCTCACTGGCCCTAACCCAGAGCCAGAGTTCTTACGTGAGAGAATCCCGAAGGCTAAAATATGACCAAATTAACCTGTTGGTGTAGCAGCGATCTCGGCCGTCTCACCTGATGTAGCCGACCTGGGGCCGGTGCTGCAGGTACCAACGGTAGGAGATCTTGTCCTTCCAGCCCACGTTCCTCGGGTCCTTCCACAGCAGACGCACCTGGTCGTTGGTGTCCCCCGTGTGCCAAAGGGAGTTCCTGAGGTGTTCCCCGGGACCCGACTTGGACTTCACCGCCTGGCGACGGGGAGGTACGGAGAGTCagagtggtggtggggggggggggggggggcaagggggCAGTTAGCGCAAAAAGAGAACAGTACATTTGGGATGTTGGCTCTCGGTTTACGGTGAAACGCGCAAGTCGCCGCGCACACGCCGCGCACACCTTGAGCTGGATGCCAGGCTCGGCCACGGCCCTGAAGGGTGTGGCCTGCCAGTAGGTCTGCTCCGTCTGTTTCCACATGACCACGTAGAATGAGGAGGAGTCCTGGTAGCCGAAGATGAAGCCTGCGTAGTCGTCGTCAGTCACCGTGTTGACGTGGAACGTCCCCTCGAAGTCCACCCCGCTGAACGCTGTGTAACCTAAGGAACAGAACAGAGGTCGGGACGAAGCATACGACTTGGCACAGCTACGGATATTGTAACTTGGTGCGTTATTTGACGATTCCCGACGCTTTTCTTACCGACAGCGAGTCCAGGGTCACTGTTCATGGTCTGCACAATCTCCATGCCCTGTTTGAGGGATAAAACGTCAGTCGTAAATGTCCCATAATTTACGCTGCGTTGAAAGTATTCTTTTTTTGAATTTCAGTGATTGACAACCTGACCTGATTAAGGACAACCCAGTTGGGGTCAATCTGGGCGTCGCCTTCCGGATCAAGCACCACTGTCTGATAAGCTCTGAAGTCTGTCAGAGTGACCTCTGCATTCTCAGGGCAGTTGTCTATCCTGTCGATGATCTTGTCCTGGTCAAAGTCTGACTCACAAAtatctccaacaccatcgtctgGGAGCAAATGATTAGAAATGATTGGCTGAAGAAAGTTCTAAGCGTGGACATTATACAGAAAAACTGCAAGGCAGAGAGTTTAGGGTTGGTGGGTTGAAGATCAATGTTTAATGGTGACTGTGTATATAGACTGTCTGCCAGCAGAGAGTTACAGTGGATTTGCAGGTTTCAAAGCTGAATGTGATGCAGACCCTTGTCAGAGCCCTGGTTCCTGCCTTTCCCCTGTTTTCATTGACTCAGTTTTATACTGTGTTGTCAAATCTACTATTGCCTTCGTGTCATATAACGTGTCAACCTTCACAGAGACTAACTGGCCAAAGCGTGAAGGTTTATAGTAGATTATATATGACCAATCTTTAAAAAGCCTTACTCTCCTTTTGGTTGGGCAATTTGGTTGCAGAGGGAATACAAAAGAGTGAAGGAAAGGTTTCGACGAACTGTTTTCATCCAGCTGGTCTGGGTTTGGAACCAGCCGGCAGTTATCGGGTCCCGGTGGCAGGGTGTCCGGGATGTTGTCGTTGTCATCGTCGTCATCACACTCGTCCCCCAGGCCgtctttgtctgtgtccagCTGGGAGCTGTTGATCACGTTGGGACAGTTGTCCTTGGTGTCCTGGTGACCGTCACCATCACTGCAGACCGGTTGACAGATAGGGAGCAGGGACGAGAAACATTGGGGTCAGCTCATCGCTTGTACGGATGGAGTAACTGAGCCCTTTCTGCTGTCTTGTTGACCGCAGTTTAGTCTGGGAAGAACTGGCTGGCATCTCTTTATTTAAACATCGGACAGGCTAGTTTGTATCTGATCGTTTCATACAAACGACATACTGTAGTGGACATTTTAAACGAAGGGATGAGATCGCTTTGGCTGCCATGAATCGAATCAAATAAACTACTTCAAGTGAATTATCAAGTGAAATATCATTGTGGATATTTGAAGAGGGATACATTTTTGTGTTCATAAGCTGAACTACTTTTTACCTGTCTTGGTTTGTGTCACAAGAATCCCCAACCAGGTCATTATCGATGTCGGACTTGAAATCAGAGCACAGATTTGTTAAAATCCCTTTTGACCACTCAgtttttacatttaacacatgGCAGGACAACTGAGTTGCTCCATATCCCATTCTATATATGTAAACTGAACAGGTCTCAGAGCCCTAATGGGGTCCTGTGGAGGCAGCCTGACCTGGTTAGGATTAGGGATATCAGGGCAGCTGTCACAAGCGTCTCCCACTCCATCTCCGTCCCGGTCCAACTGGTCCCGGTTCACCACCCGCTGGCAGTTATCCAGGAAGTTCTTCAAGCCTGAAGACCGATTAAGTGACAGAGTTTGATTTTGTGAAGTTATCCAATACGTTCCCGCCACACTGCAGAAGTGACCGACAAATGCATGTGTTTTAACAAAGAGGACACCTTTAGAATCGGCGATTTGTCTTGTTCGTGTGAACACAACGCTTTGAATCTCGATGGGACAAAACACATACCTTTGTGCGgtgagtaaaaaataaacatgatttaTGGCATTATTATCAAAAAGCAAACGCGTTGATGCATTTGTCATCTGTGCGCTGTTGCTAGAAGTTCCCTAGGCGTGCCACTGGAAGGGGCTGTTGCACTTGGAATCTGAGGCAACTCTCTTAAAACGCACTGGGCCCTGTGTATGTCATGTCTCATCTGTCTCAGGGATGCAACAACACTGTGATCATAAAGGTCAGGCCGTCTGTAGACAGATTCTATAAAAAGCTACCCGGCCAGTCATCTGCAGAATTAAAGAGCGAAGGGGACAGAAGCATACTGGCCTAATGTTTCAGTTATCTTCATAGTGGGGTTTTTAGTGTTGGGTTAGTTTCTGGAACTGATGGCTGTCCGAACACACTGTAGCTCAGCGGTGTTGATGTGTCACATCGCATACCGTCTCCGTCCATGTCGTCATCGCAGGAGTCTCCTTTCCCGTCGCCATCCGTGTCCCTCTGATCGGGGTTCTCCACGGTGCGACAGTTGTCACAAGCGTCACCATGGCTGTCCTTGTCACTGTTCCTCTGGTCCACATTGGGCTTCAGCCAGCAGTTGTCCTGCCCGGGAGAGAATGTGAGGGAGCTGGGCCGAGCTGACGTGTGCGGGAGGGTTTAGGGGTGTAACTGTTCGGAAGTTGTACCTGGTCATTCGGAATACCGTCCCCATCTGCGTCATCATCGCAGGCGTCCCCTTGACCGTCCTTGTCGGCGTCCTCTTGGCCGGAGTTGGGAACGCGGACGCAGTTATCCTGAAAACAGAACCAGTTCATTTAAAGGTCCTGTCGTTGTTTTCCCTGACACCACGTCCAAACAAGacaaggggagaggggggttgGGAGAGGGATGAAGTGAGAGAGGGGGCTCAAGAGTGGAGAGCATTAGAGTTAGAGCGGTAAGGAAAGAGAGATCGTGTGTGCCATTTAGTTGTGTTTGTTGCGTTGTCATGGTTACCTTTTTACAGAGCACATCCTTGCACTTGAGTTTCTCATCAGGGTATCCATCAATGTCAGTGTCCTTCCCACACAGGTAGCCATTACCAGCCCAGCCAACCCCACACTGACAGGGAGAAGACAACACTTTAGAGGCAGAGTGCGGGTGTGTgagttgtgtgcgtatgtgtgtgtgtgtctgtgtgagagagaaagagatttattttaatcaaaGCATGTTTGTGATCTGTAAGGCACCACCTGACAGCTGATGGAGCCGTCTCTTTCTTGGATACACTGGGCGTTGATATCACAGGGATTGGTAAGACTGTTACCACAGCTCCTGTCCGGCTTACAACCCTTCACCTGGTCCCCCGTGTATCCCGTCTTACAGCCGGCGCAGACGTAGGAGCCCTACAGGTGGCGGTATAGGGTGAAGGTCAACGGAGACATGTAGGTGTACATGTATTGATGGTAAACGCAGTGAGATATTTAGGTCGGAATCCAAGAACATAATGTTTCCTATGCATCCTTTTTTAAATGATGCAATATTCGGTAAGGATTCAGACATGAGCCTGGATAGCAGATTTGCTGGTGCTTCAAGCTATTTCTGTTGCATGATTACAGAGGTCATGGGTTTTGCTGAGGCAACTTACGGCGGAGTTCTGACAGAGAGAATTAGCAGTGCAGCCGCCGTTGTTAGGTTCTTTACACTCATCAATGTCATTACAGACCTAGGAGACAGATATACACGGTTAAAACAGATGGCATACTATTTCCAGTTATTATTCATAGCTTGAAACTGCTTTTTCGGGATCACCAACCCTAATAACAATGTCACCAGGCCCGTTTCGTTTTATGGTCTTGACCGAAATCTATTGGAGCTGACTGACCTGGAGCTGTGGTGACAGCTGATGGAGCCGTCTCTTTCTTGGATACACTGGGCGTTGATATCACAGGGATTGGTCAGACTGTTACCACAGCTCCTGTCCGGCTTACAACCCTTCACCTGGTCCCCCGTGTATCCCGACTTACAGCCGGGGCAGACGCAGGAGCCCTACAGGTGACATCGACTGACCTGTTTGTTTGTCTGCGCGTAGACCACTCCCACCCCTTCCAGGGCCACGCCTGTGTAGCCGAGAGGACACGCCTCACAGCGGAACCCTGGGGCCATGTTCACACACTTCACCCCCGGAAAGCAGGGGTTAAACTGACACTGGAAAGAGATGGAACATGACTCCTGGTTAGTACTTACCTTACAAATACATTGCATACTTGTggtggacacacacacctcgcgacacacaaacacacacgcaccctaCCTCGTCCACATCGTCGCAGCTGAAGCCGTCGCCCGTGTATCCGTCGGGACAGGGTCCACACTCGACCCCTTCTTTTGTCTCAACGCACATGTCGTCACGGAAACAAGTACCAGGGGCACACTTGGGCATCATGACCTCGCTTCCACCAAGTCCTTCAGAGACGCCCAGAGGAAGTCCATTGTCAGTACCAGTTGCTTTCTCATGTATTACTTATTAATGTGTTCTAAGTAATCATACTTTTGAGCTGACATAGTCAGGAAAAAAAAGCATTTGGACCAATCTATAAACTAGTGGAAcgtttaaatattttgtaatataatGGTGGTAGGATTGGGAGTTCTTACCACATGCCTGGCACTCAGAGATGGTGTTTCTGAGAAACGATGTCTCTTTGACCTTtagaaagaaacagaaacatgttttccgtttgaatgcttttttttaatacatcgGGCCAGGAGGTGCAGTGTAACATTTCCCAGATGTGCTGAAGCATCATAGTTACCTGCTGAATAAGGACATCTTTCAGCTCATTTATCACCTTGGTGAGCTCCAGCATTTGAGTGGACAGCTGTTTTGTGTTGACCCCTGCATGGGAGAACAGCAAAGGGGGAGAACATGATGGAAGCATACCAGAAGGTTACATGAGCGTCACAGGGCGTTTCTGGTTTGAGCTCCCCTTAGCCTACATTAACGGTTTGTGTGAATAGTCAGTAAAAATATTAACATTCTACCaccatttcattaaaaaaacattcattgcCTGTCATTGAAGAAATGGCTTTtgctttaaaaccaaaatgcttTCTGTCTGAACATGACAGACGAttgtacattacattatttatttttttaaacaagtggCTGGGTGTTTTTCATTTTAGACTCTTACCCAGAGTCTGCACTGAGTCTCCTTGTTGGTGGCAGTTTTGTAGTGAGGCTATATTCTCAAACGTGTCTCCCACCACCAGCTTCAGTTCCTCCAGCTCATCCTGTTTGTGAAGCAACCCAACAACAAGCACACGTTGAGTTGGCATCAGTACTTAAGGAAGGGCTTGATCAAGACAAGGTGGCTGCTTGGTTTGTTGTCTGGCGGCCAGATTTGTTCCTGCTGTAGCCGACACGaaattgttcacaaatcttttatttttctgtgggtgggggggtggttaTTATTTATCCTGGATCCCTACAGGCCTTAGTTCACTCTTATTACAATTGATTCTGCCATAAAAAGGTAccaaacaaatagtcaaaacTGAATTGATTACATGTATTAGTATAGCTGGGATATCCGATTGAGGGTTTTGTTACATAGTAGCCCTACTttattctgtgtgtctttgttagTATAACCACAAGGATTTAGTCAAGAAagaccaggctagaatttaggGTCATTTTAATTTGGAAGGAGGATCGGTGAGTCAATTAATTACAACAAATCCGCTGTCCCTGAGTACATGGAAGCAATGGTTTGTTCAACCCGGGTAGCTCTGGTCGAATGGCTTAAAGCAGAAAACAGACTGACACCCAATTCTTGGTTTAAATGTATGGGATTTTATAGCTACGCATGAATATTTCAACAGGGCCTAAACGGTTAACGGTAGAGTACTATAGAGGGAACCGTGTTATTTCAGAAGAGAAAAGTAGGTTGCAATACTGAGTTGAATCCAACAGCGTCACCTCTGCTTTGCCCTGCATGCTCTTCAGCTCCACCACACCGTAGCCTGCAGGGAGGCCCTGAAACACGGAGGGGAGTTCTCGGACCGTCTCCACCAGTCTGCAGTCCAGGTGGAGTTCTAGCCCCCCAGGGCCCTGCTGCATCCCCTTCAGGTGGAAGAGTAGGCGGTGGCGCTGGCCGTCCACCAGCGGAATGTTGTTGAAGGTTATGGAACTCATCCTCCGGTCGCTCCTCAAGTAACGTAACACGGCTGAATGAGAGCCAGGGGGAGGGGCGTGAGTTGAAAAGTGTCACTTCAACTGCGTCAACGAATTGAATACATAAAAACTTCAATGGATTGAacgagaaaaagaaaataaatactattttcAACATCACAGAAAAGCACTTAATATATTATGCATCCCTCTCTAAAGCACCCGGCAGCTCACGTGTTGGACGGAGCTTTGATGGGCAAATTCAATATCTCTGAATTAATCATGCTGAAAAGAAACCATTTGATGTGTATTTCCAGCATGCAAGTGGATAAACCATTGGTTTTAATGGGTATAATGTCggtctttctctttcttatCTCTTACCTCTGTTGAGCTTCCCAAGCACAGTGAACTCAAAGTACTTGCTGTTGTCCTGGGGGTTGTAAAGACCAAACAAGATGGTGGCAGTCTTGGACTGCAGCTTGAAGGTGGTGAGGATGAAAGTCTCGTTCACTCCCTGTTCCACCAGGCCTCCCTGGAGCAGGTCTGGCAGACAGTCCGGAGAGTTTAGGAGATCGTAGACTGAGGGAAAGAAAATACGTTGGAGGAAATATGAAGTCAGGTGACTGTTTAAGGAAATATGAAGCAACAAAGTGAAGTAACACAAATAGTAGGAAATGATGAATATTGATTATGGAAAATTATTCAGTCATTCTGTGGTTCAGTAGAGCAAGAATGCCTGAGTACATAGACGGATGGCATGGTTATTAAGTAAGGGATTTTTTGAAAGTGCCTGTGGAAGAGTCCTCGTCAATAATACTTTATAGACTGAACTAGGATGGAGAAACATAGCTAGGGGGAAATGTTACATGGTCTCTCTTTCAGGATCCACATTTACACTTTCATCTGAATGCAAATGATTGCTGAACTAGAGGTTTTGGTTTTTTCGTGAAGATAGCAAGTGGATAAACCGTATAAGGCAAATTTCATTTATGTCATCAGTCATTTTGGAGGTAATATCTTttaagcaatacatttttttcaatgCACATACAACAAGATTGGCTTTAAGATCAAGATCTGGATGAATTCATCTCGGCCCAAATAACCCTGCAGGTCTTTTGCTTGACCAACTTTACCACAAAAATAGCCTTTATGGATTAACTGTGCCGAGTCCTATGAGGGGAATGTAGAGGCCATTGAAGAGTTAAGCCCAAGGTTACAATTGTAGTCCATTAAAGTTCCTTGGGGACACTGCAGGCCACATGAGGATGTGCCTTGGATCTCTCTCTGCCGGTTTGAGGCCCTACATGAATACAAAAGTGCCTTAGCAGCTGTCTACTAAGGCACACTGTCATGAGGGCACCAAATTGCTCCCAAATGCTTCTAGAAAATTGCCCTCATCTCCCCTCGTCATCTCAGCCAAAATAGCAGGGAGTGATCCCTGCACAACATATCACGTGCATGaacgtgtggtgtgtgtgggtgtctgcgtgtgttttttcagtttcagaTAACTTCTGTTGTCCTGCCCCCAGTCTTTCATGCCGTTCCATCTTGCCTGGCCCGGATGGTTCCAGCTCATTGGGGGGAGCACAGGGAGCTTTTAAAGGAGTGCGGTTAAACGTGACTGCAGGCCTCCTTTTCATGCTGTTTCCTGCGGTCAATCTCACAGACAGGCCTGGTTTTGTGAAAGGCTTCACTATTGTCCACATCACCTGTGGTGGAAGCTCAGGCAAACACTAACAGATAGATCTCTGTTTGGTTTGACGTGACTTGGCGGAGGGACTGGGAGTGCACCAACGAAACAAACCAACTTCTATGCTCATCCGTCAGTTGGACATGCTATACAAACAGACACTCTCTTCACTTTTAGAGTCAAGGCCATGTATAGGTCAGGATCACCTCACAGAGTACCATGAGAAACGGTCTGATTTTATTCCCGGAGCTTCCGCCTGTCCTCTCATGATCCATCAAGCTATAGAAAAACCATGTTCCTGAAATCCATCTAAAACCACATctaaatccatttaatacaTCTGGGGCCGGCCCACCCCTTAGGAACAGTAGACAGCCTGCCTAGGCAACCCAGATAACCAGGACGCTACCGAAACTAACTTTTATTCCATATATACTTTATaaacagtgcctttggaaagtttTCAGACCTCTTtactttcttcacattttatgGTGCTGTTTTGTCcagtaatgtgaaaaagtaagtacaacCCCTGgaattctgtatttattttggcCACATGGATATGTAAACTTCACTTCAATACTGTTGACAGATCAAGGTGACCTGATTCATCAACTGAAACTCAATGTTTATGGTTTGCACTCATTTGTCCATAAAgaatatacaaaaatgtattttcatagcACAGAAAAAGTAAGAACACCTCTAGCGTGAATAGCTAGGGGTGTTTATTCTAACGGTCTGTAAGTCTCTTACATAGACTGataggaattttggcccactcttctttatAGTACTGCTTCAAATGTGTCATGTTCGAGGGCTTGTTTGGCACCTGTCTGTAGAAAGTTACTTCACAGAATATGAGACAGCAAAAACCAAACCATGAAGTAGAATAAACTCTAGAGCTAAGTATAAATTCTGGTGAAGCATATATATGGGGAATGTAACAAAaaatgctaaagcattgaaGGTTCCCAGGATCACAGTGGGTTccattattgtgaaatggaagaagtttggaaccaccaagattCTTAAAACTCCTAAAGTTGTCTGTCTCGTCAGGGagatgaccaagaacccaaAGGCCTCTTTAatagagcttcagagtttctctaaGAAGATGGGAGAACTTGCCAGAAGgtcaaccatctctgcagcaccccttcaatcaggcctttatggatGCCACTCctgcagtgagggaaaacatgaTTTgatctgctgattttgtacgtttgcccaatgacaaagaaatgatgagTCTGTAATCTTAATGgtaggttcatttgaacagtgagagagagaataacaacagaaaaatccagaaaaacacaaaatgttatagattgatttgcattttaatgagtgaaataagtattcgagccctctgcaaaacatgacttagtacttggtggcaaaacccttgttggcaatca is drawn from Esox lucius isolate fEsoLuc1 chromosome 14, fEsoLuc1.pri, whole genome shotgun sequence and contains these coding sequences:
- the thbs4b gene encoding thrombospondin-4-B yields the protein MELWTILIPILPLIFNLCVDVGAQGSVYDLLNSPDCLPDLLQGGLVEQGVNETFILTTFKLQSKTATILFGLYNPQDNSKYFEFTVLGKLNRAVLRYLRSDRRMSSITFNNIPLVDGQRHRLLFHLKGMQQGPGGLELHLDCRLVETVRELPSVFQGLPAGYGVVELKSMQGKAEDELEELKLVVGDTFENIASLQNCHQQGDSVQTLGVNTKQLSTQMLELTKVINELKDVLIQQVKETSFLRNTISECQACGLGGSEVMMPKCAPGTCFRDDMCVETKEGVECGPCPDGYTGDGFSCDDVDECQFNPCFPGVKCVNMAPGFRCEACPLGYTGVALEGVGVVYAQTNKQVCNDIDECKEPNNGGCTANSLCQNSAGSYVCAGCKTGYTGDQVKGCKPDRSCGNSLTNPCDINAQCIQERDGSISCQCGVGWAGNGYLCGKDTDIDGYPDEKLKCKDVLCKKDNCVRVPNSGQEDADKDGQGDACDDDADGDGIPNDQDNCWLKPNVDQRNSDKDSHGDACDNCRTVENPDQRDTDGDGKGDSCDDDMDGDGLKNFLDNCQRVVNRDQLDRDGDGVGDACDSCPDIPNPNQSDIDNDLVGDSCDTNQDSDGDGHQDTKDNCPNVINSSQLDTDKDGLGDECDDDDDNDNIPDTLPPGPDNCRLVPNPDQLDENNDGVGDICESDFDQDKIIDRIDNCPENAEVTLTDFRAYQTVVLDPEGDAQIDPNWVVLNQGMEIVQTMNSDPGLAVGYTAFSGVDFEGTFHVNTVTDDDYAGFIFGYQDSSSFYVVMWKQTEQTYWQATPFRAVAEPGIQLKAVKSKSGPGEHLRNSLWHTGDTNDQVRLLWKDPRNVGWKDKISYRWYLQHRPQVGYIRARFYEGTELVADSGVTIDTTMRGGRLGVFCFSQENIIWSNLKYRCNDTIPEDFQAFSTQHTGNDGF